A segment of the Candidatus Jettenia caeni genome:
AAAAAATATTAATTCTCATGAGCGCAGAACCAAACATCGCAGCCCTTGGCAGCGACTTTCTTCAAATTATCACGGCATTCCTTGTATTTCGTCTGATTACTCTTACCGGTAGCGGGATTCTGCGGGGAGCGGGTGATACAAAAACTCCCATGAAGATAACCCTTATTGTTAATTGTATAAACATTCTGCTCAATTGGCTATTAATCTTTGGTATAGGACCTTTTCCGGAACTCGGTGTTACCGGAGTCGGATGGGCCACAGCCACCGCTTATACTATAGGCGCCATATTACTCTGTATAAGGCTCTTTGCAGGAAGGTATACTCCGCATATCTCTCTTCGTCATGTAGCACAAATCAATTACCACGCGCTTCAAAGAATTATCCGTATTTCTGTTCCTGCTGCTATTGATGCCGTTCTGACACAGACAGGATTCCTGTTCTTTACAAAGATTGTCGCTCTCCTTGGCACGGCGCCTCTGGCTGCGCATCAAATTGCCGTTCGGATTGAAGCGATGTCCTTTATGCCTGGATTCGCCCTGGCAGTCTCTACAGCCACGCTCGTTGGTCAGAGTCTCGGAAGAAAGAATGTAAATCTTGCACTGCTCAGCATGAGACGCAGTTGCTATTTTGCCCTAATTTTAATGGGGTCATTTGCCTTCATTTTTCTTATATTTCCTCAGCAGATAGCTATGATATTCAAACCTGAAGCCAGGGTGCTCTCATTGTCAGTAGCTTGTATCATGGTAGCCGCCATTGAGCAACCTGCCCTCGCTATCTATATGGTATACGCCGGCGGGCTTCGCGGAGCGGGTGATACGATAAGTCCCATGATCATAACTATCGTAGGCACTTTATGTTTCCTCGCCCCTCTTGCCTATTTTTTTGGCATCACACTTGGCTGGGGATTAGCTGGTATATGGTTTGGTTCTGCCCTGGACTGGATTGGCCGTGCTGTCGCTATTTATATTCTCTATAGAAGGGGCAGATGGAAGAGGATTTATGGGTAAATAAAAGAAAGAACAACAAGCATATGAATCGATAATAAGTTTCTCCGGGACTGTGTGTTTTCGCTTGACTTGTAATGAAAAAGGTATTAGCATAATTTCATAAGTTAATGAGAACTTCGGCAACCAGGTAACATGCAGGGCAAGACTTTAGCCTTTCATCCCCGCCTGAGTGCGCATGGGGATAGCAAACCTAAAGGTTTGCCCTACAGAATTGGAATCCCTATAACAGGAAAATATAACATCTTTCATTTGTGAGCGTTGGATATGCCTTTGAAGTATTTCAGGAAAAATAAAACTTTAGCGAACAACGTGTTTATTTCTGTCCTGCTTCCCTATCTCCTCCTGTGTCTAACGATAGGAGGCTTCCATGATAGCATCTTTACCACCCCACATTGTACCCATACCCAACAATCAGCAACTAACGATACAGATACTACACAAATTGGGATCTGTGAGGATGCGTCAGGACACAACTCCGAGACATGTCAAATTTGTCAGTGGTTAAAGACTCCCTCAACACTTATACGGTTTCTATTACCAGATACTCAATTCCAGTGTATCTGTATCAAATTTGTATGCCGTTCCAATCCATTACTTCCGTCTCTATCCATCCATAAATTTACCATCCGGCCACCTCCGTCTCTCGCCTGATTTTCAGCATAAAAAACGATAAGAGCTTTAAACAGGAATAGTATCTGTTTATTTCAGGGTTTACTAGCTATTTGTACCTATACACTACCTGAGACTGCGGGGAATTCTGCAGATTTATGCTCGTTCATAATGATTTCCTGCATGATTATTTATATAAGAATCGTTTTCACAGGAGAGTTTGTATGAGACGGCCAAGTTATATTTTACTCATATGCATACTTATTATAGAAAGTAATGTGCCGTATGCATATAGCGAGGTGATAAAGAAAGATTCACAATTGATGAGCACAGAAGAAGATACAAATAGTATCTGTATAAAAAAGGACGAATTTAATGAGATCATTGGACAACTGCAGGGTATGAGAGACCTTCTGGAAGAGATGAAACAGGATTATGATTCACGCTTGAAAGAAATGCAAGAAAAGATCGCTACCCTTGAGAAAGAGAAAACGGAACCCGAAAAAGAAAAAATACCATGGGAAGAGAATACATCCATCCCTCCGGAGACAGATTCAAAACTCTTAGAAACTTCTGTAATAAGCGAAGAAGAAGCATCTATGCTATCACGCACAGATACTATTACAAATACCCCTCCGCCTTCTCAAACAGTATCGCCTTCTCCAGAAAGTGAGACAACAGAATCTGCTATGCCATTAATGAATACCACCACACCCGATCAATCGGCAGGCGCAGGAACAGGACACTGGTCTCCTGCACAACCTATCACGTTATGGAGTAGCGGACAGAGTTATATGAATATCTCTTTTAATGGATTGTTTGCGGCAGCAGGTTCTACAGCGAAAGATTTAGAAAAAATTGAAACAGGAGCACATGACCCTGTTCAGCGAGGATTTACTGTGCAAAATTTAGAAACTACCTTTGAGGGCGCAATAGATCCTTATTTCAAGGGACAAGCAAATATCATTTTTCAAATCGATAAAGATGGTGAATCGTCTCTCGAAGTGGAAGAAGCTTATCTGACTTCTTTATCGTTACCTTTGAATTTACAGGTAAAGGCCGGAACATTTTTTACCGAATTTGGCAGACAGAATCAACTTCATCCTCACGCATGGAATTTTGCAGACCAACCGTTAGTTAACGGCCGGTTTTTAGGACCGGACGGGATGAGAAACCCCGGTGCACGCCTTTCATGGTTAGCTCCTACAAACAACTACACGGAGTTATTCTTTACGGTACAAAATAGTCAGGGAGAAACTGTTCACAGCTTCAGATTTGAGGAAGATGGTACAGGGCTGTTTGGACGTGAGGCAGTGGAAACACGCGTACACAGCATGGAAGATCTCCTCTATGTTCCACGGATTGCCACCTCCTTTGATATAACAGATGAGCAAACCGTTTTATTGGGCGCATCAGCAGCCTTTGGGCCAAATTCCACAGGAAGGGATAAAAATACCCTGATCTACGGGATAGATATGTTTTGGAAGTGGA
Coding sequences within it:
- a CDS encoding multidrug efflux protein; translated protein: MRQLELTEKNLNNNILTLSVPVAIENILHMGVFLSDTIMVSRLGTDAIAAVGLAGTLFFIISMVFSSFNVGTTSIVARHVGAKEHEQARMVGGQSILMSLITGIIVTPFLLLFAKKILILMSAEPNIAALGSDFLQIITAFLVFRLITLTGSGILRGAGDTKTPMKITLIVNCINILLNWLLIFGIGPFPELGVTGVGWATATAYTIGAILLCIRLFAGRYTPHISLRHVAQINYHALQRIIRISVPAAIDAVLTQTGFLFFTKIVALLGTAPLAAHQIAVRIEAMSFMPGFALAVSTATLVGQSLGRKNVNLALLSMRRSCYFALILMGSFAFIFLIFPQQIAMIFKPEARVLSLSVACIMVAAIEQPALAIYMVYAGGLRGAGDTISPMIITIVGTLCFLAPLAYFFGITLGWGLAGIWFGSALDWIGRAVAIYILYRRGRWKRIYG